From the genome of Novosphingobium sp. TH158, one region includes:
- the fliR gene encoding flagellar biosynthetic protein FliR, giving the protein MMQLTFGFGAVEAEFWRWMFIMTRVGAALLAAPFFGASSVPMQVRVIVTGAIGILVCNWLPVQAPAQLLSLAGMLAVAGEVLIGLSLGMVLQIAFAAPVIAAELVGAGMGMSIATAADPNTGAHSPALGQYYSVVLTLVFLALGGHLLFIDLVLKSYETFPPGQTWLGPDRIAMVGGYAATMLLTALAIALPVTLILLLVQLAAGMLSRSAPSLNLFALGLPAGVLAGIGALILSAQLLPDAMAALTADALAHAEKVIAR; this is encoded by the coding sequence ATGATGCAGCTTACCTTCGGGTTCGGTGCGGTAGAGGCCGAATTCTGGCGCTGGATGTTCATCATGACCCGGGTGGGCGCGGCCCTGCTCGCCGCCCCCTTCTTCGGTGCATCCAGCGTGCCCATGCAGGTGCGCGTCATCGTGACCGGTGCCATCGGCATCCTGGTGTGCAACTGGCTGCCGGTGCAGGCTCCGGCCCAGCTGCTCTCGCTTGCCGGGATGCTGGCTGTCGCCGGCGAGGTGCTGATCGGGCTGTCGCTGGGCATGGTGCTGCAGATCGCCTTTGCCGCGCCGGTGATTGCCGCCGAACTGGTCGGCGCCGGTATGGGCATGTCGATCGCCACGGCCGCCGATCCCAACACGGGCGCCCACTCCCCGGCGCTGGGGCAGTATTACTCGGTCGTCCTCACGCTCGTCTTCCTCGCGCTCGGCGGGCACCTCCTGTTCATCGACCTGGTGCTGAAAAGCTATGAGACCTTTCCCCCCGGCCAGACCTGGCTGGGGCCGGACCGCATCGCCATGGTGGGCGGCTATGCGGCAACCATGCTGCTTACCGCCTTGGCCATTGCCTTGCCGGTGACGCTGATCCTGCTGCTGGTCCAGCTTGCTGCCGGCATGCTCAGCCGCTCCGCGCCTTCGCTCAACCTGTTCGCGCTTGGCCTGCCGGCGGGCGTGCTGGCCGGGATCGGCGCGCTGATCCTTTCCGCCCAGCTGCTGCCCGACGCCATGGCCGCGCTCACCGCCGATGCTCTGGCCCACGCCGAAAAGGTCATCGCACGATGA
- a CDS encoding FliM/FliN family flagellar motor switch protein, producing MKPERAFVAERVAAQHCPELLRGVVAPVGDLMPRLGTMGEAMARTLAPALAPLHGCEALRVKAHAARQDDDLMFGAEVGPLAANTLFSIGHAGVPLLVSVQASAVLGLVDRTFGGRGELRGNLPPRFPLSADLMIRRVEALVANSLAAALNLPADAINVLRRDGSLGALAPFPDGAPLAAMKLEVFEEGREPWPLHVALLEAHLPALFDEKSAAPPPRVRGRADPAEAPFADLPLELSAVLVDMRMSMATLAALTPGQVLPVAVARQVPLKVAGKVIATGMVGEADDRVALRITQSFA from the coding sequence ATGAAGCCCGAACGCGCCTTTGTTGCCGAGCGGGTCGCGGCGCAGCATTGCCCCGAGCTGCTGCGCGGCGTGGTAGCCCCGGTGGGAGACCTGATGCCGCGCCTGGGCACCATGGGCGAGGCCATGGCCCGCACCCTTGCCCCGGCGCTGGCCCCGCTGCACGGCTGCGAGGCGCTGCGCGTGAAGGCCCATGCCGCGCGGCAGGACGATGACCTGATGTTCGGTGCCGAGGTTGGCCCGCTCGCCGCCAATACGCTGTTCTCGATCGGCCATGCCGGCGTGCCGCTGCTCGTTTCCGTGCAGGCCTCCGCCGTGCTCGGACTGGTCGACCGCACTTTTGGCGGACGGGGCGAGCTGCGCGGCAACCTGCCGCCGCGCTTCCCCCTGTCTGCCGACCTGATGATCCGCCGCGTCGAAGCGCTGGTGGCAAACAGCCTTGCCGCCGCGCTGAACCTGCCGGCGGATGCGATCAACGTACTGCGTCGCGACGGCTCGCTTGGCGCGCTGGCCCCTTTCCCCGATGGCGCGCCGCTGGCCGCGATGAAGCTTGAGGTCTTCGAGGAAGGCCGCGAGCCCTGGCCGCTCCACGTCGCTTTGCTGGAAGCCCACCTGCCCGCACTGTTCGACGAAAAGAGCGCTGCCCCGCCGCCCCGCGTGCGCGGCCGGGCCGATCCGGCCGAGGCGCCCTTTGCCGACCTGCCGCTCGAACTTTCCGCCGTGCTTGTCGACATGCGCATGTCGATGGCGACGCTCGCCGCGCTCACCCCCGGACAGGTCCTGCCCGTCGCCGTCGCGCGGCAGGTGCCGCTCAAGGTGGCGGGCAAGGTCATCGCCACGGGCATGGTCGGCGAGGCCGACGATCGCGTCGCCCTGCGCATCACCCAGTCATTCGCCTGA
- the fliD gene encoding flagellar filament capping protein FliD yields the protein MATTSSTTASATSQLITALGGGSGVDMAALAETLANAQFAAKSDRLTVQSERLQANISAASSLKSMLVNLSASLGERVRTGDLSPQPTLANGAVAKPTLSGTARPRGTFSLEVTTLASAQTLASPAYPAATAPVGAGSLTLRFGTVAGSGFTEDTAHTPVTVTIPTGATLADVAGAINAANAGVAAFVANTAAGAQLVLKGQEGAANGFVLEATETPGEEGLANLAWTPAGDATRLKAAAGDAAFRIDGLAMTAKSNTVTDAIPGLNLKLTATNTGSPTQLSFADPAAAIRSAMQELVGAFNEVVAALNQATNPQTGELAQDAGARGLKRSLAQFGTQVIMPGATGNEPKTLAEIGLSIQRDGTFKLDTGRLNAMLTADPQGVAAMFTNGLYGVFASFDALARRATSTSDPGSLGGSIARYTAQATKLKADQTDLAERQEELRSQLITRFARMNAGVGASKSTLSFLKNQIDAWNSKN from the coding sequence ATGGCGACCACTTCCTCCACCACCGCATCGGCGACCAGCCAGCTCATCACCGCGCTTGGCGGGGGCAGCGGCGTGGACATGGCGGCGCTGGCCGAGACGCTCGCCAATGCCCAGTTCGCGGCCAAGAGCGACCGGCTGACGGTCCAGTCCGAGCGGTTGCAGGCGAACATCTCCGCCGCTTCCTCGCTCAAGTCGATGCTGGTCAACCTGTCCGCCTCGCTCGGCGAACGCGTCCGCACCGGAGACCTCTCGCCCCAGCCGACGCTGGCGAACGGCGCGGTCGCCAAGCCGACGCTTTCCGGCACGGCCCGCCCGCGCGGCACGTTCTCGCTCGAAGTGACGACGCTCGCCTCGGCGCAGACGCTCGCCAGCCCGGCCTATCCTGCGGCAACTGCCCCGGTTGGCGCGGGCAGCCTGACCTTGCGGTTCGGCACCGTTGCAGGCTCCGGCTTTACCGAGGACACGGCCCACACGCCGGTTACCGTCACCATCCCGACCGGCGCGACGCTGGCCGATGTCGCAGGCGCGATCAACGCTGCCAATGCCGGCGTTGCCGCCTTCGTCGCCAATACGGCGGCTGGCGCGCAGCTGGTGCTCAAGGGCCAGGAGGGCGCGGCCAACGGCTTCGTCCTCGAAGCCACGGAGACACCGGGAGAGGAAGGGTTGGCGAACCTGGCCTGGACGCCGGCAGGCGATGCCACGCGGCTCAAGGCCGCGGCCGGCGATGCCGCCTTCAGGATCGACGGGCTGGCGATGACGGCAAAAAGCAACACCGTTACCGATGCCATTCCGGGCCTGAACCTCAAGCTTACGGCCACGAACACCGGCAGCCCCACGCAGCTCAGCTTTGCCGATCCGGCCGCCGCCATCCGTTCCGCCATGCAGGAGCTGGTGGGCGCCTTCAACGAAGTGGTCGCGGCGCTTAACCAGGCGACCAATCCGCAGACCGGAGAGCTGGCGCAGGATGCCGGTGCGCGCGGCCTCAAGCGCTCGCTGGCGCAGTTCGGCACGCAGGTGATCATGCCGGGCGCGACCGGGAACGAGCCGAAGACGCTCGCCGAAATCGGCCTTTCGATCCAGCGCGACGGCACGTTCAAGCTCGACACCGGCCGGCTCAATGCGATGCTCACCGCCGATCCGCAGGGCGTGGCCGCCATGTTCACCAACGGGCTTTACGGCGTGTTCGCCAGCTTCGACGCGCTTGCCCGCCGGGCGACCTCGACCTCCGACCCGGGATCGCTGGGCGGCTCGATCGCGCGCTACACCGCGCAGGCCACCAAGCTGAAGGCGGACCAGACCGACCTTGCCGAGAGGCAGGAAGAACTGCGCAGCCAGCTGATCACTCGCTTTGCCCGGATGAATGCCGGGGTCGGCGCCTCCAAGTCCACGCTCTCGTTCCTGAAGAACCAGATCGATGCGTGGAATTCGAAGAACTGA
- a CDS encoding flagellar biosynthetic protein FliQ produces MDEASSLLALADRMLWVTALVAAPVLLASLAVGLVIGIVQAATSVSEQTLTFVPKLVVIALVLVVMGASMMGLVADFLGDIFEEIGRLGR; encoded by the coding sequence ATGGACGAGGCTTCCTCCCTCCTTGCGCTGGCTGACCGGATGCTGTGGGTTACCGCGCTGGTCGCCGCACCGGTGCTGCTCGCCAGTCTGGCTGTCGGCCTGGTCATCGGCATCGTCCAGGCGGCGACCTCGGTTTCCGAGCAGACGCTGACCTTCGTTCCCAAGCTGGTGGTGATCGCCCTGGTCCTGGTGGTGATGGGCGCATCCATGATGGGGCTTGTCGCCGATTTCCTTGGCGACATCTTCGAAGAGATCGGGCGGCTTGGCCGATGA
- the fliP gene encoding flagellar type III secretion system pore protein FliP (The bacterial flagellar biogenesis protein FliP forms a type III secretion system (T3SS)-type pore required for flagellar assembly.), producing the protein MSMIDLLATAAAQAPTAIPGAIDRAFTSINGGQPSGMSLSLQLLLLMGLLTILPSLILMMTSFTRVLVVMGILRQALGLQQSPPNQVLVGLSLFLSLFIMAPTLEKVNANAIAPYSAGTINAEQAITAAGGEFRQFMLRQTREHDLAMFADMAKAPKFASPNDVPWSILLPAFVTSELKTAFQIGFMLFLPFLVIDLVVSSVLMSLGMMMMSPTVVSLPFKLLLFVLVDGWALLMGSLAASFG; encoded by the coding sequence ATGAGCATGATCGACCTGCTCGCCACCGCCGCCGCGCAGGCGCCGACGGCCATTCCCGGCGCGATCGACCGGGCCTTCACCTCGATCAACGGTGGCCAGCCGAGCGGCATGAGCCTCTCGCTCCAGCTGCTGCTGCTGATGGGGCTGCTTACGATCCTGCCCAGCCTGATCCTGATGATGACGAGCTTCACCCGCGTGCTCGTCGTCATGGGCATCCTGCGGCAGGCGCTGGGGTTGCAGCAGAGCCCGCCCAACCAGGTGCTGGTTGGCCTTTCGCTGTTCCTTTCGCTGTTCATCATGGCGCCGACGCTGGAAAAGGTGAACGCCAATGCCATTGCCCCCTATTCGGCGGGCACGATCAATGCCGAACAGGCAATCACCGCAGCGGGCGGCGAATTCCGCCAGTTCATGCTGCGCCAGACGCGCGAGCACGATCTGGCCATGTTTGCCGACATGGCCAAGGCGCCCAAGTTCGCCTCGCCCAATGACGTGCCATGGTCGATCCTGCTGCCGGCCTTCGTTACCAGCGAGCTCAAGACTGCCTTCCAGATCGGCTTCATGCTGTTCCTGCCCTTCCTCGTCATCGACCTGGTGGTCTCGTCGGTGCTGATGAGCCTGGGCATGATGATGATGAGCCCGACCGTGGTCTCCCTGCCCTTCAAGCTGCTGCTGTTCGTGCTGGTTGATGGCTGGGCCCTGCTGATGGGCAGCCTTGCGGCCAGCTTCGGATAG
- a CDS encoding flagellar biosynthesis protein FlhB gives MSESAGEKTQAPTQKRKKDAARKGDVLRSRELATAAAALAGAAWLAFAGPWLFDKLATGLSSGLTFTRADVGSFEPGRLMTSALLAVTPPVLVLGAVVIIASIVSQLGFGEGRWLMGNLAPKASRINPLSGLKRMFGLQALIELGKSVAKALLLCAITWFWARAHWGEIAALPAMPLSGQIAAGWAALTSLLFALSAGLAVIALIDFPIQWLRRLSRLKMSHQDLRDEHKEQEGSPEKKAAIRQKQRQLARGGVARAMKEAQFVITNPTHFSVAMAYDPLKASAPIVLAKGRGEKALAMRELAAELELPCLEYPSLARSVYYTTRENQVIREELYGAVAAVLAFVLALKRGESPRAPAIEVPVALRFDAEGRLDPATA, from the coding sequence ATGAGCGAAAGCGCCGGCGAAAAGACCCAGGCCCCAACCCAGAAGCGCAAAAAGGACGCTGCCCGCAAGGGCGATGTCCTGCGCAGCCGCGAACTGGCGACGGCGGCGGCGGCACTGGCCGGAGCGGCATGGCTGGCCTTTGCCGGGCCATGGCTGTTCGACAAGCTGGCGACCGGGCTTTCATCGGGCCTGACCTTCACGCGCGCGGATGTCGGCAGTTTCGAGCCCGGCAGGCTGATGACATCGGCCCTGCTGGCGGTGACTCCCCCCGTGCTGGTGCTGGGAGCGGTCGTCATCATCGCCTCGATCGTCTCGCAACTCGGCTTTGGCGAGGGTCGCTGGCTGATGGGCAACCTTGCCCCCAAGGCATCGCGGATCAACCCGCTGAGCGGCCTGAAACGCATGTTCGGCCTGCAGGCGCTGATCGAGCTGGGCAAGTCGGTGGCCAAGGCGCTGCTGCTCTGCGCCATCACCTGGTTCTGGGCACGGGCCCACTGGGGCGAGATCGCGGCGCTGCCCGCCATGCCGCTTTCCGGACAGATCGCGGCGGGCTGGGCCGCGCTCACCTCGCTGCTCTTCGCGCTTTCGGCCGGTCTGGCGGTCATCGCCCTGATCGACTTCCCGATCCAGTGGCTGCGCCGCCTGTCCCGCCTGAAGATGAGCCACCAGGACCTGCGCGATGAGCACAAGGAGCAGGAAGGCAGCCCCGAAAAGAAGGCGGCGATCCGCCAGAAACAGCGCCAGCTGGCGCGCGGCGGCGTGGCCCGGGCGATGAAGGAGGCGCAGTTCGTCATCACCAACCCGACGCACTTCTCGGTGGCCATGGCCTATGATCCGCTCAAGGCTTCGGCCCCGATCGTCCTGGCCAAGGGGCGCGGGGAAAAGGCGCTGGCCATGCGCGAACTGGCCGCCGAACTGGAATTGCCCTGCCTAGAATACCCCTCGCTCGCCCGCTCGGTCTATTACACCACGCGCGAGAACCAGGTGATCCGCGAGGAGCTGTACGGCGCGGTCGCTGCCGTGCTTGCCTTCGTCCTTGCCCTGAAGCGCGGCGAGAGCCCCCGCGCGCCTGCCATCGAGGTGCCGGTCGCGCTGCGTTTCGACGCCGAAGGCCGGCTTGATCCGGCCACGGCCTGA
- the fliN gene encoding flagellar motor switch protein FliN, with translation MTAQPRSFDLLKDVDVRLSVELGRTEMKLKDVLSLGEESVVMLDRLTDELLDVMVNGKLIARGEIVAENNRFGLRIVELAGSEG, from the coding sequence ATGACAGCCCAGCCCCGCAGTTTCGACCTGCTGAAAGACGTCGACGTGCGCCTTTCCGTCGAACTGGGCCGCACCGAAATGAAACTGAAGGACGTGCTCTCGCTTGGCGAGGAAAGCGTGGTCATGCTCGACCGGCTGACCGACGAGCTGCTCGACGTCATGGTCAACGGCAAGCTGATCGCGCGGGGCGAGATCGTGGCGGAGAACAACCGCTTCGGCCTGCGCATCGTCGAGCTGGCCGGATCGGAGGGCTGA
- a CDS encoding flagellar biosynthetic protein FliO, with translation MLWYVVKLIVLLPLIGALIWGSLKLMQKMQARYGGPQQGARSVRVVETTMLSPTLKLAVLEFHGRQILVSASRNGLVRLAEVPVPESGE, from the coding sequence GTGCTGTGGTACGTCGTCAAGCTGATCGTCCTGCTGCCGCTGATCGGCGCACTGATCTGGGGCAGCCTGAAGCTGATGCAGAAGATGCAGGCCCGGTACGGCGGCCCGCAGCAGGGCGCGCGTTCGGTGCGGGTGGTTGAAACCACCATGCTTTCGCCCACGCTCAAGCTGGCCGTGCTGGAATTCCACGGCCGCCAGATCCTCGTTTCCGCATCGCGCAACGGCCTTGTCCGCCTTGCCGAAGTCCCTGTGCCGGAGTCGGGCGAATGA